The Hyalangium gracile sequence TGGCCCAGGTCCTCGTCCCGGTGGTGACGGGCGATGCGCTTGAGTGCCGGGTCCTGCACCATCTGCTCGTTGAGGCGCAGGATGTCCTGGAAGGTCATCACCCAGAAGGCCAGGCGCGGGGCGAACGAGGCGATCTGTTCGATGGGGCGATCGAGCCGCAGCTCCGCGAAGAAAGGATGCTTGGCAAAATTCGCCTGCTTGGCCTCGATGTGCTCCAGGACAGCCTTCATGACATCCTCCCCTGCTTTTCCCTAGGTGCTTCGTCAGATGTAACGGTTGTCGAGACACCCGAGGAGGCATTCGACCGGAGCTACATGAAAACAGCCTACCAAGTGATGAGATATGTGCACGAGGCATCACCTCGTCTTCGACAACTTCGAGGGTCGTGCTCGATACGGACCCAGAGCGAGTCCTTCGGGCGGTACCGGTCACAGATGGCCTCCACCAGCCCGAGATCCAGATCGCACGGGTAGGGGTTGTCGCACACCATCTTGGCGCTGCGACGGTCGCTCTGCTCGTAGTGGTAGCCCCCGATGGGATCGCTGCCACGATGATTCATGTGGTACGCCACATCGATGGAACGCAGTCCCTTCTCCAGATTATCCACGTCCGGGGGGAAGTGAGCGTTCTCGGGGATCTTCCGGCCGATGGCTCGAACGGTGCTGGGGCCGATCTTCTCGAAGATGAGCCGGAACGCGTTGAGCAGGTTCGTCAGCGGGTACCAGGTGTCCGCCTTCAGGGGGGTGATGCCGTTCTCCGCGAGGATCCGCAGCGCCCGGGACTGCACCACCTCCATCCCGCCCACGATGGAGAGAATGGCCTGGCCCACCACTTCAGCGTTCGGGAACGGATTGGTCATCGTGGACTCGACCCTGGCAGGGCGCGTCTTTGGGTCCATCTATCGGGTACCCCAGCGATCCCCCTGCTTCCATTGAAACGGTTAAAGCCGTCAATTGCAAATAGTCCGCGATGTAAGGAGTTCTGCCGTGAGGCAGGTGACGCGCTGCGGCGACACATGTCTTTGTAACAGTGTGTGCGGCAGTGGACGTTCCCCGAGTCCCGGGGCGGCAGGGGCCAGTCATTCGTTCCGGTCATCCGCCCCATTCTGAAAAAACGACAGGCCCTCGAGGGGTGGGGCTGATCCTCTGGCAGGCATCCTACCTCGTAAAAACAAGGGTTTGTCGCGCGGCATGGCGGTTGCTGAAGGAGTCTACGCGGGGCGGCGGCGGGTCGGGTGGTCGAGTACGGCACAAGCAACCAGCACCTCAGGGAGACGAGACCATGGCGAAGACTCAGCGGCGTGATCAGGTCAATCGGCGTAAGGCGCGGCAGACGAAGGTGGCGCGGGCGACGGAGAAGGTGGTTCGGCCCATGAAGCGGGTGCAGGTGACGCTGGGCGATCTGATCGCGGCGGCCTTCGACACGGTGGGTGGTGAGGTGAAGAAGGTGGCGCGCGTGGTGTCGTCGCCGGCGATGACGCTGGCCACGGGTAAGCACATCGTCGTCGTCGGCTGAGACGCTCCTGCAGGTGGGCTGGCGCCTGGGAGGCTGGCGACCGGGAGTTCATCGTGAGACGCATCCTCGTTCCCGGATCCAACTGCTGGCTGCAGGCCGAGGCCGCACAGGCGGGTGTGTTCGTCGACGCTCGGGACTACTACCGGGCGTTCCATCGGGCAGCGCGCCGAGCCAGGCAGTACATCGCCATCACCGGGTGGCAATTCGACAGTGACGTGGCGCTGCTGCGCGGCGAGGACGCGCGGGAGGCGGGGGGCGAGGTACGGATGCTCCCGCTGCTGCGTGAGCTGTGCGAGCAGAACCCAGAGCTTCAAATCTACATCCTCGCGTGGGACTACAGCCTGCTGCTCGCGCTCGAGCGCGAGTGGATGCAGCAGGTGCTCTTCAGCTGGCACAGCAACCGGATCTTCTTCCGCTTCGACGGGTCGGCGCCGCTGTCCGGAGCCCACCATCAGAAGCTGGTCATCATCGACGGGCAGGTGGCCTTCACCGGCGGCATGGACATCTGCGACTGCCGCTGGGACGACCGGAGCCACCCGGCGCGCTCGTCGATGCGCTGCGACACCGGGAGGGATCCGCACGGCCCCTACCACGACGTGCACTCCGTGGTGACGGGCCCGGTGGTGCAGCCGCTGGTGGAGCTGTTCGAGGCGCGCTGGTTCAACTCCGGAGGCGGCGAGCTGCGGCTGCCCGCGCCCGTGTCGCGCGATGACGTGGAGATTCACTCCACGCTGCCGTTGCCGCCGGGGCCGGTGGCCATCAGCCGCACCTTCGGCAAGACGCTGGTGCCCTGTCAGGAGGCGGTCCGCGAGGTGCGCGGGCTCTACCTGGACGCCATCGACTCGGCCGAGCGCGTCATCTACGTGGAGAACCAGTACTTCTCCTCGCGAGCCATCTTCCAGGCGCTGGTGCGCCGCATGCGGCAGCGGGAGCGGGGCCGGCTGCAGATCGTCTTCATGCTGCCGCGACAGCCCGAGGCGCTGCGCGAGCAGCTGGCCATGGGCGTGGCCCAGGTGCGGCTGCTGCGCGTGCTGCAGCGCGTGGCGAAGCTGACCGGCCACTCGCTGGGCGTGTACTGCGCGGCGTCACGCGACGAGGACGGCGAGGACCGCTACACCTATATCCACTCGAAGCTGCTCGTGGTGGACGACCGCTTCCTCACGCTCGGCTCGGCGAACACCACCAACCGCAGCATGGGGCTGGACTCGGAGCTGAACCTGGCCTGGGAGGCCGAGGACGGACAGGAGGGCGACGCACTGCGCCACGCCATCCGCCGGCTCCGGGTGAGCCTGCTGGCCGAGCACGTCGGGCTCCAGGGCCAGGCCGTCGTGCGCGAGCTGACGCGCGCCGACCGGCTGGTGTCCTTTCTGGACGAGATGGCGCAGAGCGGCAAGCACCGACTGCGCCCGCACCCGATGGAGACGCTGTTCGATCAAAGCCCGCTGCTCAAGTCGCTGGAGCCCGACGAGCTCATCATCGATCCCGAGGAGTCGGTGCTGGACGAGAGCCTCTTCGAGTCGCTGCAGCAGGAGCAGGGCCTGCTCGCCACCAGCTTCCGGTTCTTCACCAGGTGGTTCATCGGCCTGCCCGAGCGGCCTCACCCCGCGAGCCTGCCGGTGGAGCCTCCTTCCGCCGAGCCGTGAGCGTCACATCGGCGCGGAGGTAGGAGCCAGGACGACGCCTGCCTCTCTGCTCACCGGGCGAGCGTCACCCACACATGTTTCAGGCGTCCGTTCCTTCCCGGATCGCAATGGATGGGTAGAGTGGCCGGGAATGAACGCCGCCCCCTTCCTCGTCCTGCTCACCGTTCTTCATCAGGCCACTTCGACCGGAGGGTACTCCGGGGGAGGGTACTCCAGCGTGGAGGAGCTCCCTCAGGGGGACGCCTCGTCGGAGAGCTCCTCCACGTCGTTCCGGCTGGCGCTCGAGGTGGGGCCGCTGAGCCTGCCCTCGGGCACTCCGGGCGGCGGCCAGGACATCTTCGCGCAAGCCATGCCGGTGGCGCGGCTCGTCCACGGAGAGAGCTTCGGCGTGGAGCTGGGCGCCCCGCTGCGCCTGCGCCTGCTGGATGCCGACCCGAAGCAGACCGACCAGGACTACGGCGGATACCTGCGACGCGAGGACTGGGACACGCTGAGCGACCTGGGGCAGATCCTCCGCGAGCTGCGCATCGGTCGCGATGACAACGTCGCCAACCTGCGCGCCGGTCCGCTCCAGGCCTTCACGCTGGGCGAGGGACACCTGGTGGATCGCTATGACAACCGGCTGTCGCCCAACTACCACCCGACGGGCGCGCTGCTCACCGTCAACGTGGGCCCCACGCGCGTCCAGGCCATGGCCAGCGACGTGCTCGCGCCCCGGCTCTTCGCGGGCGAGGTGCGGCTGGACATCGGCCGGCTCGCCTCGCAGCAGGACAAGCACTTCGACCGCTACCACGCGATCGCCTCCGTGGCGCACGACTTCGGGCGCGTGGGGGAGGAGGCCACCGAGGCCATCACCGCCGTGCTCGTGGGCGGCGACGCGGCGCTCTACAAGGGCGAGAACCTCCAGTTCTTCGCCATCGGCGGCGCCGGCACCCGGGTGGATGCGGGCTCGCCGGACATCGGCGGCTTCGGCGGCTTCTCCATTCGCGGCAACACGGGCCGGGTGGACATCAGCGGTCGCGTCGAGGGGCGCTTCGAAGGAGGCAACTTCCGCTTCGGCCTCTTCGGCCCGTCGTACGAGCTGGCCCGCTACTCCGCCACCGGCCTGTCCGAGCCGCCGCTCGCCGAGGAGCGCATGGACAAGAACCTGGCCGGCTACGCCGAGCTGAAGCTGGGCCTGGGCAGCGGCGCTCCGGAGGAAGTGAACGCCTCGGCCAGCGCCGCCGTGGAGCACTTCACCACGGGCCGCACCGACACCGACTTCACCCTGGGCCTCAAGTTCCCCGGCGGCAGGACGCTGGCCACCGCGCGCGTCATCATCGTCGGCATCGGCACCCAGCCGCGCTACTCCGCGCACGCCGAGCTGCGCCAGCGCATCCTCGACTGGCTCTACGTCTGGGGCGCCGGCGGTACCGTGCACTTCCCCCAGGCGGATGGCTCGCTCGTGCGTGGCTACACGGCGGGGGCCGGCGCGGGCGTGGACTTCGCGCGCTGAGCCGGGCCCGCTTCGGTCGGCTTGACTACAGCTGTAGGCAGGCGTACCTTCTTTCTGACTACAGCTGTAGTTAGCGAGAAGGGGCCGAGATGAAGTCGGTGGGAGACCAGGAGCTGGCGGTGCTGCGGTACGTGGCCGAGCACGGGCCCATCACCGTGGGAGAGGTGGCCGAGCGCTTCGGCGAGCCCCAGGGGCTGGCGCGCTCCACCATCCTCACGGTGATGGAGCGGCTGCGGAAGAAGGGCC is a genomic window containing:
- a CDS encoding chaperonin codes for the protein MAKTQRRDQVNRRKARQTKVARATEKVVRPMKRVQVTLGDLIAAAFDTVGGEVKKVARVVSSPAMTLATGKHIVVVG
- a CDS encoding phospholipase D-like domain-containing protein, encoding MRRILVPGSNCWLQAEAAQAGVFVDARDYYRAFHRAARRARQYIAITGWQFDSDVALLRGEDAREAGGEVRMLPLLRELCEQNPELQIYILAWDYSLLLALEREWMQQVLFSWHSNRIFFRFDGSAPLSGAHHQKLVIIDGQVAFTGGMDICDCRWDDRSHPARSSMRCDTGRDPHGPYHDVHSVVTGPVVQPLVELFEARWFNSGGGELRLPAPVSRDDVEIHSTLPLPPGPVAISRTFGKTLVPCQEAVREVRGLYLDAIDSAERVIYVENQYFSSRAIFQALVRRMRQRERGRLQIVFMLPRQPEALREQLAMGVAQVRLLRVLQRVAKLTGHSLGVYCAASRDEDGEDRYTYIHSKLLVVDDRFLTLGSANTTNRSMGLDSELNLAWEAEDGQEGDALRHAIRRLRVSLLAEHVGLQGQAVVRELTRADRLVSFLDEMAQSGKHRLRPHPMETLFDQSPLLKSLEPDELIIDPEESVLDESLFESLQQEQGLLATSFRFFTRWFIGLPERPHPASLPVEPPSAEP